TGACAGCAACAAGGATGCGCTTGAACTGGTCCGTTTGCTGAAGGGCATTCCGGCCAAGATCAACCTGATTCCGTTCAATCCCTGGCCGGGGTCGGAATATGAGTGTTCGGACTGGGAACGCATCGAGGAATTCGCCGACATCGTCAATCGAGCCGGCTATGCCTCACCGATCCGCACGCCGCGCGGCCGCGATATTTTCGCCGCCTGCGGTCAGCTCAAATCGGCCTCGGAGCGCATGCGCAAGAAGGATCGTGAGGCCCTTGCCGCCTCCTGAAAAATGTCGGGATCTAAAAAAGAAAGCGGCGCCCGGGGCGCCGCTTTTTTTGTTGCGCTTCTCAGGCTGCGGCAACATTGCTGAGGAAGTCGCTTACGGACGTGTTCAGCGCTCTGAGTTTTTCCGCAGCTTCCTGAGTTGCCCGGTCGACCGTTTCTGCCGAATGCGCGGTTGATTCCACCGCGGAGCTGACATTCGACATGTTGTCGCTGGCTGACTTTGTCCCGGACGATGCTTCCGACGCACTGCGGCTGATTTCGCCGGTTGCCGCATCCTGCTGCTGCACCGCAGCTGCAATCGACGCGGTGTTCTCGTTGGCCTTTTCCATGACGGCGGCAATGCCTTCGATCGCGGCAACCGCCTGCTCGGTCGCAACCTGGATCTCGGAGATCTGAGAGGAAATCTCCTCGGTCGCCTTGGAGGTCTGGGTTGCCAGTTCCTTGACCTCCGCAGCGACGACCGCAAAGCCCTTGCCGGCCTCGCCGGCCCGAGCCGCTTCGATCGTGGCGTTCAGCGCCAGAAGGTTGGTCTGTTCGGCAATCGCCTGGATCAGGCCAATGACCTCACCAATCCGCGCCGATCCGGAAGACAGCATCTCCATCTTTTTGGTGCTGGCATGGGTCTGGTTGGTGGCGTCCGCAATGACGCGCGTCGTTTCTTCCACGCGCTGACCGATTTCGGAAATCGACGACGACAGTTCTTCGGTTGCCGCTGCGACCAGCTGCACATTGCCCGAAGCCTGTTCCGTGGCCGAGGCCGCACTGTTGACCTCCTGGGAGGCGTCGCCGGCGGTAACCATCATCGACGAGGCCGTCGACTGCATATCGCTCATCGCCGCATCGACCGCCCCCAGCATGTCGGACGACTGTTCGCGGAAACTCTGAATGAGCGTTTCGACACGATGCTGGCGCTCGGTCCGTTGCTGCTCTTCCTGCAGGCGGATTTCTTCAAGACGGGCCTGCTCTGCAACACCATCCCGGAATCCGGCAATCGCCGCTGCAATTTCGCCGACTTCATCCTTGCGTTCGGCCTCGGCGAATTCCACGCTGACATCTCCACCGGCCAGCTTGACCGCGCTTTGCACCAGATTGCGGATCGGCGTGACGATTGACCGTGCCGCCATCCAGCCAACACCGGTCATGACGGCGAAGATCGCAAGGCAGATAAGAGCGATGTTGTTGCGAAGGGCTGCGACCGGCGCGAGGATTTCTTCATGCGCCTCGGTCGCAACCACTGCAAGATTGGCCCCCTGAAACTCCAACGGCACCGCCGCCGCCAGGAAGTCGCCATCCCGGAAATTGTCCAGGTCACCAACCGCGACCTGGCCCGCCAGGGCCCGGTCGACAATCTCCGCGTCCAGGCTCGCCTGGAGAATGTCGTTTTTGTCCGGTGTCTTGGCCGAATCGTTGCGGAACAGTTTGTCGGCACCCAGCACGATCGCTTCGCCACTTTCCCCCAGCCCGCTCGTGGATGCCATGATGCTGTTGATGTTGTCGATCGGCATCTGGAACACCAGGACGCCAATCTTCTTGCCGTCCTCCATCACCGGCGTGGAAATGAAACTGGCCGGCGCATCCGCACTTGGTGCGTAGGGTTTGAAGTCAAAGAAGTGAATGCTACCCGAGGCACCGGAGTTGGCCGCCCGGAAGGCATTGCCCAGGTCCGTATCCTTGTACTTGCCGCTGACAAGGTTGGTCGCGTAATCGAGTTCCTTGAAGACCGTGTAGATCAGCGACCCGTCTTCGGCGAACAGGAAAATATCGTAATAGCCCCGCGTTTTCAGCATTGTGCGGAACCAGGGATGGTATTTGGCATGTGCCTGGTCATAGACGCCGTCGCCAGCGCTCATCAGCGCATCTTTTTTGCCAAGCGGATGCGGATTGTCGTGAATATAGGCGCTCTGCAGAACAGATTGCGCCTTTCCGTCCTGCGCCTCCCAGGCGGCGTTGAAGTCTTTCAGGGCGGCCGCGACGAAGGGGCTTGCCGCAGTAACCTTCAGGTCCTGAACTATGGACTCTAGATAATGTGACAGGTCCTGGGCTCGGGTCTGCGCAAGCGCCTCAAGGCGAAGCTCAGCCTGTTCCTCCATGTCGGCCGAGCTCACCCAGTAGGCAAGTCCGCCAACGGCAAGAGCGGCCACAACGGAACATCCTGCGATGATTGCCGGCAGGCGAAAGCTGAGTTTGGTTATCTGGAAGGCCATGGTCCGCTCGCGAATTGATATCTCTTTTCACAAGCGTCGTGCCATTCAATTGCTGGAGAGTTAATTCCAATTGATTTACTTCATAAAATCAAAAATAGGCAATTGATCAGATTTTTTATAATTACCCTAGGTAGAGAATTTCTGAAAAAATGCACTGGAATCATAAAATTCAGCACATCAATAATTGCAAAATTCTATCCCTGGCTTTGCTTCGTGGAAAAAGTACCTATAGGCGAAGTCTTTCCTGCCGACGACCAATTGGCACAAAACCCGATGGAGACTTTAAAAAAGTTGAGGCCGCCCGGAGGCGGCCTCTCGTTGATTATGTCCGCTCAGGTCAGACCAGACCGTTTTTGGCGAGCGGAAGTGAGGTCACCCATTCGTCCTTGGCGGCCGCAATGGCGTTGGCGACGGCCGGGCCGATCGGCGGCGTGCCGGGCTCACCGATGCCGGTAGGTGCTTCGTTTGAGGCGACGATGTGTACCTCGACCTCCGGCATGTCGGAGATCCTGAGCGACTCGTAGGTGTCGAAGTTGGTCTCTTCGACAAAGCCGTCGGCGAGCGTCACCTGGTTGCGCAGGATGGCGCCGAGACCGTAGCCGATACCACCCTCCACCTGGGCCCGGATATTGTCCGGGTTGATCGGTGTGCCGCAATCGACGGCAGCCACGACCTTCTCGACCTTGACGGTGCCGTCGTCGCGCAGAGATATCTCAGCAACTTCCGCAACGTAGGAGCCGAAGGATTTGTGAACGGCGACACCGCGATGACGGCCCTCCACAGGCGGTGTGTCCCAACCGGCTTTTTCAGCCGCCAGCTTCAGGACATTGGCCTTGCGCGGGTCGTCCTTCAGAAGTTCCAGGCGCAGGGCAACCGGATCCTTGCCGGTTTCACGGGCAATGCGGTCCATCACCGTTTCCATGACATAGGCCGTGTGAGTGTGCCCCACGGAGCGCCACCACAGAACCGGCACCTGGGTCTCCTGGAAGGCCTGGTCCATGTTCATCAGCGGAAACGCATAGGTCGTGTCATGCGCGCCCTCGGTCATGTTGTGATCGACGCCGTCCTTCATCAGCATCGCTTCGAAGGGCGTGCCCTTGACGATCGACTTGGCGGCCATGTTGTACTTGACCGCGGTGACATTGCCGGCATCGTCCAAACCGACCTTGACCTTGTGCGCAGACATCGGCCGGTAGTAGCCGCCCGCCATGTCGTCTTCGCGGGTCCAGACGATCTTCACCGGGTTCAGATCCATGCCCGCCGCCTGCATGGCCTTGACCAGCAGGCAGGCTTCTGCAACCGGATGGGCATCGGCTTGCGCCCGGCGGCCGAAGGAGCCACCGGCCCAAAGCGTGTTGATCTTCACCTTCTCGAAGGGAACGCCCAGGATGGTGGCAGCGACATTGTGGTCGATGGTCTGGATCTGAGACCCGAGCCAGAGTTCCGCGGTTTCGCCATCATAGTGAAGTGCAACATCCAGCGGTTCCATGGCACCATGGGCCAGGAACGGGAAGTCATAATCCATCTCGATAACCTTCGCCGACGCTTTCAGCGCGGCATCGACGTCGCCATCCTCGCGGACTTTCACACCCGGCTTGGTGGTCATGTCTTTCAGCTCAGTGAACATGGCATCGCTCGACCGGGTCTCGGCCGCGCTGTCGTCCCACTCGATCTCGAGAAGCTCGCGCGCCTTGATGGCCGGCCAGGTGGATTCGGCAATCACCGCAATCCCGTTCGGGATCTGCAGAACGTTGACCACGCCCGGCACAGCCAGCGCTTCGGTGGCGTCAAACGACTTCACCATGCCGCCGAAACGCGGAGACCGGGCGACCGTTGCCACGAGCAGATCATCGCGCTGGAAGTCCATCGTATAGGTGTTTGGCGAACCGACGGTCTTGTTCTTCACGTCAAGACGCGGGAACGACTTGCCGATATAGACCCACTGATCGGGCGTCTTGAGCGCCGGTTCGGCCGGCACGTCTTCCTTGGCAGCCAGACCGGCGAGTTCACCGAATGTCGCCGACTTGCCGGACGGATGCGAGACAACGCCCTGCGACACGGTGATTTCAGCGGCCGGAACGCCCCAGTCCTTGGCAGCTGCTGCGACGAGCATCGCCTTGGCAGCGGCACCGGCCTGACGGTACTGCATGAAGGAATTCGGCATGGCGGTGGAACCGCCGGTGCCCTGAACGCCGAACAACGTATTGGCATAGACCTGCGGGTTGGACGGCGCAAACTCGACGGAGACCTGCTCCCAGGAGGCATCAAGTTCGTCCGCGACCAGTGTGGACAGACCGGTTGCCGTACCCTGCCCCTTGTCCAGGTGCTTGGACAGGACAACGACCGTGTTGTCTGGCCGGATATGCACGAAGGGTTGCGCGAATTCGCCTTCAGCGGCTTCGGCGACGGACCGCGGCAGGTTCATGCCGATGACAAGGCCACCGATTGCACCGGCGGACAGTTTCAGGAAAGACCGGCGAGACGGCTTGGCGGCTTCAAGCGGCTGTTTCAGAAGATGCAGCATGGATCAGCCCTCCATCTTGTCGGCGGCGACATGGATCGCCTTGCGGATACGGGCATAAGTGGCGCAGCGGCAGACATTGCCGTCCATGGCTGCGTCGATGTCTTCATCGGTCGGCTTCGGCGTTTCGGCCAGAAGCGCGGTCGCGGCCATGATCTGGCCGGACTGGCAATAGCCGCATTGCGGAACGTCGAGTTCGTTCCAGGCGGCCTGGACGGCCTTGGCCGCCTTGTCGTTGATGCCTTCAATGGTTGTGATCTCGGCCCCTTCCAGGTCGCCGACGAAGGTCTGGCAGGAGCGGATCGGCACACCGTCCCAATGGACGGTGCAGGCACCGCAGGCTGCAATGCCGCAACCGAACTTGGTGCCGGTCAGGCCCAGCTCATCGCGCAGGGCCCACAGCAGCGGGCTTTCGGGGTCGGCGTCAAGCGTACGCGTTTCCCCATTGATTTTGAGGGTAACAGACATGAGGAGGCGGCTCCTTTGGCTGGCCTTATCTGGCTAAAGGAAGTAAACTACACAGTGCAGTTTAATCACTGGCTGCGCGTCTGTAAACGCCCTAGTTTACATAGGGCGCGTTTTTTGGGATGAAAGAGCGGGGGCTCAGATACCTGAGAGAAAGGCAATTTCGCAGAGAACCGGGAAAGACATGTCCGTATCCGACCAGAAAAAAAAGCAGATTGTTGAGGCGGCCATCGCTGAATTCCAGGAAAAGGGCTACGCGGGCGCCAGCATGGACCGGATTTCCGAACGGGCCCAGGTGTCCAAGCGCACGGTCTACAATCACTTCGACAGCAAGGAAGTGCTGTTCAAGGCGATCAACCAGTGCCTGGCCGACCAGATCAATTCCGCCCTGGAACTCCCCTACGACCCGGACCTGCCGATCCGCGACGCCCTGATCCGCCTCGGCTGGGCGGAAGGCGAACTGATGATCAATCCCTGTTTCATGAGCCTTGCCCGCATGATCATGAGCGAGACCATCCGCGACCCGGAGCTTGCCGAGGACATGAACCAGCGCATGACCAAGCTGGTTGTTTTTACCGAATATGTCGAGCGGGCCACCAGGGAAGGCAAGCTCAGAACAGACAATCCGGAAGTCGCTGCCGCGCAGTTCCTCGGCCTGATCAAGTCCCGCGCCTTCTTCCCGAACATCCATATCGGCCGGGTGCCGGAGCGGGAAGAAGTTTCCAACATCATCGAGGAAAGCGTCGACATGTTCCTGGCGCGCTATGGGGTCAAAGAAACGGTCTGAAACTGAAGCTTCCTCCCGCATCCCAGACCATCCATTGAGCATTCCTGCATTGAGCACACCACAGTCCGATACTCTCCTCCTCGCACCGGATCCGATCAAGGAACGGCTTCATGCATTTGGCCTGCCGACTATTTTCCTCTTCACGATTGGTGTCGGGCTGCTTCACCTGGTAAACGGCGTCAAGATAGGCTTCATGTTCTACTTGCTGGTCGGCGCCGTAATCTACTGTTTCGGCTTTCGCCTGCTGCGTGGCATCCCTGCGGAAGGTCACCTGGAACTCACCCGCGAAGGCCTCACTCTGATTGTAGATGGCAACAAGCGCTTTCACCGTTGGCAAGACTTGTCCCGGGTGACCCTCTTGGAAAAGACCTCGCAGGATGAAAACGGCAGGGAACACGTCGTTTCCCACTTTCTTGCGGCACGCCGCTTGAATCCTGATTGCATGGATCCTGATGGCCCGACAACGGAATACGTTGCCGATTTTCTTGTCCCCATCGATTTGTACATAACTCACCACCGTTTTTCCGGTCGAACGGAGAAACAGGAAGCTGCCTGCAAGTCGGCTCCCGACCTCGCCAACACGGTCAACGCCTGGCGAGACTTTGCCCTCAATCTGGAAATTGGCGCGATCCCCACTCCGATTGTTCAGACTGACAATCGGAATCTGAGAGATCTTGCCCGGAAGACCTCTCCCAATGAACAGGCCAAGGCGAACGACACAAAAATTGCAATGCTGGACCGCCGCCGGAAACAGGCCTATGCGGCTCTCTGCCTCCATGCCTTTTGCAAGGAACGGGACATCAACGATCCGGCTGCGCAGCAACTGATCACCCATCTTCTCAGAGTTCTGACCAGCGCGAACTTGCCTGAATGGGAAAGCGCAGGTGCCGTCCTCGAAGTGACCGGCAGAGGTGATCCACTGCCCACCGCGCTGGTTGAACGACATTCCGACAATGACCTCACCGACTTTCAACACCTCGCGGACCTTTGCGTCGAAGTCGGTCTTGTCGACATGTATGGCGATTGCACCGATCAGCCAGACCAGTGTCTGTCCGCCTGTCTTTCCTTCCTGGAAACCCGAGCCATTCCGGCGCCCACGGTTGCGCCACTGGCGACACTTCATAATGATGCAAAAGGATGGGGAAGCCCCATATCCGAGGCTGCATTTCAAAGGTTCCTCGGTGCGATCAGAATAGCCAATCAAGTTTGAACGGTGAACTCCCGACACCGTATGTCACAAAAAAGAACGCTCCAGGTGAGCCAGGATTGACGATTTCTTCCAGGCTGACTGGATGATGCGAACTTGGGGTCCGGAACACCGGCCGTGCGGCAGTGAAACACTGCCACCCGCACCGCCTCTTTCTTGTCATCCCCGCGAAGGCGGGGACCCAGTAACCGCCAGATTCATTGATTGTCTCCCGCCGCTGCAGCGTACTGGATCCCGGATCTCCGCTGCGCTGCGTCCGGGATGACAAAATCGGAGGGGAGTAACGCGTGTTGTCCGCACAGAAGGCTTGCTGTGCCGCCGCATCACCCCTTTTCGGCAACCGGCTTTTCCAGCAACTGGCCCCAACGTGTCCGCTCCGCCATCTGCTCGCGGGTCTTGTCCGAGATCAGGCCCTTGACGTTTTCCGGCACCCAGCCCCCGCCGAGCCCCTTGTAGACCGCGATCAGGTTGGTGAGCACATTCGCTTCCGCCGCGATCAGCCGCTCTTCGGCGACCAGCAGGCTCTTCTGGGCGTCGACCACCCGGTTATAGGAGGCCGTGCCGTCCTCATATTGGGCATCGACCTCGCCGACCGCTTCGCGCGCCGCCCGGACGCTGCGACGCAGATAGACCGCCTGCTGCTTGGAGCGCAGAAAACCCGTCAGCGCATTTTCCACTTCCGAATAGGCGGACAGCACCGTGTTTTCATAGTTGAGCAGGGTTTCCTGGAACTTGGCGTCCTGCACCCGGACATTGTTCTGGATACGGCCGTAATTCAGGAAATTCCAGGAAAAGCCAGGATTGATGAACCCCGCCGTGGTGCCGTTGTTGAAGAGATTGGAAAAATCATCTGCCCGGACGCCGATCGCGCCGGAGATGGTGAAGGCCGGAAAGAGATCCGCCTTGGCAACGCCGATCTGGGCTGACTGGGCTGCCGCCACATATTCCGCGTAGCGAATGTCCGGCCGGCGGCGCAGCATGTCTGCCGGCACACCGATGGCAACTTCGGCCGGCACGCGCGGAAATCTTGCCTTTGAACCGATCCGCGATTTCATGCTGCCAGGCGCTTCGCTCACAAGCAGGCTGAGTGCGTTCAAGGCCTGGGCGAGTTCGGCTTCATAGCCTGGAATGCTGGACAGCGTGTTGTTGTAGAGGACCGTCGCCTCGTTGACGTCGAGCTTGGTCGCCGCACCGTTTTCCAGCCGCAACCGTGTGATGTCGAGCGACTTCTTCTGCAGGGCCGCATTGCGACGCGCCGCGGCAATCAGCTGCTGCAATTCACGCACGGTGATATAGGTTGCGGCAATGTCGCCGGTCAATGTCACCAGCGCATCGTCGTAGGAGGCAATGCTGGCTTTCAGATTGGCGTCCGCCGACTGGACATCCCTGCGGATCTTGCCCCAGATATCGATTTCCCAGCCGGCATCGAAGCCGACATCGACCCGGGTGATGTGATCGTTGACGAGACCGATCCGTTCCAGGTCGCGGACAAACGGATCCTTGGCACTGAAGCGGATGCTTTTGGAGCTGCCGTTGATTTCCTGCACCTGCGGGAAGAGCTCGCCCCGCGCGATGCCGAGCTGCGCCCTTGCCTGATAGACCCGGACACCGGCCGCCTGCAGACCGACATTCTGGCGGTAGGCCTCAGCTATCAGGCTGTTGAGCGTGTCATCCCTGAAGACATGCCACCACGGCACGGAATGCGCGCTGCGACTGGTGAAGCCGGTGCGGCTGTCAACGGGAAGGTTGGCGCCCTTGCTCCAGCTGTCGAGCACAGGCGCATCCGGCCGCTCGAAATCCGGCCCCACCATGCAGCCACCGACAAGCAGCGCGCTGCCAAGAATTGCCCATCTTGCCGTTTTCTGAAAAAGCCCCATCCCCACACTCACACGTCGAACGGCACGATGAAATTGACCCAGGTATAGAGCCGCATGTTGACCCGCCGCAGCACGGCCACCCAGTCGCCGCCGCCACCGGTGTAGATCGCCGCGGCACCATGGGCGCCGGCCGGATAGCGCTTCAGCGCCGGATCGTCATCGAGATGGATTTCCACCGCGAAACGCCCCTGCGGGCTCATGAAGATGAATTCCGGCACCCGACCCCGCGGAATGATCTGCCCCTGGCCGGTGCCGTCCCAGATCGAGGTCACCTTGCCGGTGAAGATCTGGCCCGGATAGATATCGAGCGCGACTTCCACCGGCATGCCCGGCTCCACGAATTTCAGGTGTTCCTGATAGAAGGTCGCCAGAAAGTAGGGATCGGCGTCCGCCACGAAGGCGGCGATCGAACCGACCCGGAACCCGCCAACCACGAGGCCCGGTCGCGCCTGCTGCGAGATGATCACTCCGTCTTCGGGGGCGTAGATCGTGGTCTGATCGACATAGTATTGTGCCTGGTCGACCTGCGCCTGCGCAGCGGCAACCTGGGCGTTGACCCCGTCATATTGCGCATCGGCGGCAAGCTGCGCCTTTTTCAAATTAGCTTCACCCTCCGCGACCTGGGCCTGGGCTGCTGCCAGCTGCGCCGACCATTTGTCGAGCGTTTCCTGTTTTGCACCACCACGCGGCACCAGATCCGTATAGCGCTTGACCTGCTCGGACGCATATTGCTCGTTGGCCTCGGCCTGCAACAGGGCATCCCGCGCCACTTCGATGTCTTCCTGAAGGATCAGCGCATTTTGCTGCGCACTTGCCAGGTTTGCCTGCGCTTCCAGGAGCTGGGCTTCATACAGCGTTTTTTCGAACTGGTAGAGCTTGTCGCCCTTCTTGACCTTCTGGTTCTGCGCGACAAACACTTCTTTCAGAACTGTCGGGTGCGGCAGGCGCGGTGCTATCTGGATCGTCTGCCGGATCACGTGACCGTCAATCGTGTAGGGGGTGAAGAAGCGCAGGAAAACAACGAGCAGAAAGAGCACGTGGAAGCCCACCCAGAACGTGACCACGCCCCAGGCGATGTTGAATTTCAGCCATTGAAACTTGTAGAAAACCAGCCACGCGAACAGCGCATAGGCCGCCAGGATCAGAAGCGCGATGGTCATGTGGTCGCCCCGCCCTCAGGCCTGGCGGGTGGCAGATCATCCGCTTCAACCTCAGACAGGGTCGCGGGCACCTCTTCTTCTTCCAAGCTGTTGGTCACCTCTGACGAGCCCTTTTCCGCCGCCGCGTCTCCCGCCACGGCAACCTTCGGCAGCTTGCGCACATCGACCGTCATGGAATCGTGGTAGGCCCAGATCAGGGCGTGGATCCAGGGAAAGACGGTGAAGAGCCCGATCCAGCCGCCGAGTTTCACTGATTCCGCATGCGGGTGATTACGCTTTTCCGCAAGCTTGCCCGGCAGACCGCCCAATGTGATCATGGCGTAAAAAAAGGCGATCACGACCGCCAGCAGGATCACGAAGGTCAGGTAGTCGTATTTGTCCAGCTCGAAATCGATCAGGCCCATAGCGCATCCAGCACCAACAAGTTGTTCTTTTACATCTTGTTAATACCCTCCGCTGCCTCGCGGTCAATTGCAAGCGGGATCTCAAGACCACACAGGCTGTGAACTGTCGCTGGCGTGCAACGCAACCAGCGACCATTTGAGCCGCCCGAAGGGCTTGCGCGGCGCAAAGAACCGGCTAAATTGCCGCAAATTTTCCAACCGCGCGGGCACGCGCCCCAAGAACAACGAACTGGACCTTCCCTAAATGGCGTATGGTGACATCAAGAAAGTCGTGCTGGCCTATTCCGGCGGCCTCGACACATCGATCATCCTGAAATGGCTGCAGACGGAACTTGGCTGCGAAGTGGTGACCTTCACCGCCGATCTCGGCCAGGGCGAAGAGCTGGAACCGGCGCGCAAGAAGGCCGAGATGCTCGGCATCAAGGAAATCTACATCGACGATCTGCGCGAGGAATTCATCCGCGACTTCGTCTTTCCGATGTTCCGCGCCAACGCCGTTTATGAAGGCGTCTACCTGCTCGGCACATCCATTGCCCGTCCGCTGATTTCCAAGCGCCTGATCGAGATTGCCGAGGAAACCGGGGCCGACGCCATTGCCCATGGCGCAACCGGCAAGGGCAACGACCAGGTGCGCTTCGAACTCTCCGCCTATGCGCTCAACCCGGATATCAAGGTGATCGCACCGTGGCGGGATTGGAGCTTCAAGTCGCGCACCGATCTGCTCGACTTTGCCGAAAAGCACCAGATCCCGGTGCCGAAGGACAAGCGCGGCGAAGCCCCGTTCTCCGTCGACGCCAACATGTTGCACTCCTCTTCGGAAGGCAAAGTGCTCGAAGATCCGGCGGAAGAAGCTCCAAACTACGTCTTCCAGCGCACGGTCGACCCGACCGAGGCACCGGATGTCGTCACCGAAATCGAGATCGGTTTTGAAAAAGGCGATGCCGTCTCCCTTAACGGCGAGAAGATGTCGCCGGCGACCCTCTTTGCCAAGCTCAACGATTATGGCCGCGACAACGGCATCGGCCGTCTCGACATGGTTGAGAACCGCTTTGTCGGTATGAAGAGCCGCGGCATCTACGAGACCCCGGGCGGCACCATCCTCTTGACCGCCCACCGGGCGATGGAATCGATCACGCTCGACCGTGGCGCCTCGCACTTGAAAGACGAGTTGATGCCGCGCTACTCGGAACTGATCTATAACGGCTTCTGGTTCTCGCCGGAGCGCGAGATGCTGCAGGCCCTGATCGACAAGAGCCAGGAACACGTCACCGGCACCGTCAAGCTGAAGCTCTACAAGGGCAATGTCATCCTGGTCGGCCGCGCCTCCCCCTATTCGCTCTACTCCGAAGAGCTGGTCACCTTCGAGGACGACCAGGGCGCCTACGACCAGAAGGATGCCGCCGGCTTCATCAAACTGAACGCCCTGCGCCTGCGCACGCTGGCCAAACGCGACCGGATCGGCTGAGAGACCTGACCATGAACGGACCGGCGGCTGCAGCGTTGACAGAATGGCTCGCGGCCGCCGGTTTTTTGTGCCTCGGCGGTTTCAATGCGTCGGATGACATCGTCCTGCCACCGCAGACAAACGGCACACCTGCCCAGTCGCTCCTCCTGATCGGCAGCACCGGCCCCTCCGTCTGGCCGAAACTTTCGACAAGCCCCGAAGCCGCTGATGGCGGCGCTGATCCGCTCGACCGCTACACGCGGCGTGCCCTGACGGAGATCGCGGCTGCCGAAGGCCTGGGTGTTGTTTTTCCGTTTGACGGCCCGCCCTATCACCCGTTCCAGCAATGGGCGAAAAGATGCGGCGGCTTTTCCCAAAGTCCCATGGGTGTTCTCGCGCATCATGAATTCGGCCCCTGGGCGGGCTTTCGGGCCGCCTTTCTTTCCGGTGAGCATTTGAAGTCCGAGCAGGGCACCGGCGCTTCCGGTCCCTGTGAGACCTGCCAGGACAAACCCTGCATCAACGCCTGCCCGGCCGGGGCTCTGTCCGTGGAAACCGGATATGACGTGCCGAAATGCCGGGACCATCTGTCGAAAAGCCGGGATCTCGACTGCTGGTCCGGCTGCCTGGCGCGCCGGGCCTGCCCTTTCGGCGGCGAGCATCGTCAGACGCCAGACATTGCCCGCTATCACATGGAACGCTTCGCTGCGCTCTAGAAGTCCGGTGCGGCAGCGGACATGGAAGCGGTCAATGTCTTTGAGCTTCGTTTCGGCGAGAGGTGAAGCCAGGCCACCTTGTCGGGCTGGAACTGTTCGCGGCCGCTGCGCGTGAACAGGGGCGGGTGATGATCACCGACCAACAGGATTTCCGTGTCCCCAATGCTGTCGCTTAACGCCATGTCCCGCACTAGGTGAGACACATTCAGCCACTGTTCGCTCATGAGACACAATTCGCGATCCTCGAACACCCCGCCATCCTCGCAGGACAAGCGCGCCGGCACCTCTCCCGGCTGAACCGGCTTGTGGGAGTTGAGCGTGAGCCAATATACGAATTTCGGCTCCCCACCGTCTTCTGCAAGATAGGCTTTAACCGCCTCTGCCACATCGCCGTCGCACAGGCCGCGAAAGGTCAGTCCGCAGTGACGACGTGCGTCGCCAGGCGGAA
This genomic interval from Labrenzia sp. VG12 contains the following:
- a CDS encoding xanthine dehydrogenase family protein molybdopterin-binding subunit is translated as MLHLLKQPLEAAKPSRRSFLKLSAGAIGGLVIGMNLPRSVAEAAEGEFAQPFVHIRPDNTVVVLSKHLDKGQGTATGLSTLVADELDASWEQVSVEFAPSNPQVYANTLFGVQGTGGSTAMPNSFMQYRQAGAAAKAMLVAAAAKDWGVPAAEITVSQGVVSHPSGKSATFGELAGLAAKEDVPAEPALKTPDQWVYIGKSFPRLDVKNKTVGSPNTYTMDFQRDDLLVATVARSPRFGGMVKSFDATEALAVPGVVNVLQIPNGIAVIAESTWPAIKARELLEIEWDDSAAETRSSDAMFTELKDMTTKPGVKVREDGDVDAALKASAKVIEMDYDFPFLAHGAMEPLDVALHYDGETAELWLGSQIQTIDHNVAATILGVPFEKVKINTLWAGGSFGRRAQADAHPVAEACLLVKAMQAAGMDLNPVKIVWTREDDMAGGYYRPMSAHKVKVGLDDAGNVTAVKYNMAAKSIVKGTPFEAMLMKDGVDHNMTEGAHDTTYAFPLMNMDQAFQETQVPVLWWRSVGHTHTAYVMETVMDRIARETGKDPVALRLELLKDDPRKANVLKLAAEKAGWDTPPVEGRHRGVAVHKSFGSYVAEVAEISLRDDGTVKVEKVVAAVDCGTPINPDNIRAQVEGGIGYGLGAILRNQVTLADGFVEETNFDTYESLRISDMPEVEVHIVASNEAPTGIGEPGTPPIGPAVANAIAAAKDEWVTSLPLAKNGLV
- a CDS encoding efflux transporter outer membrane subunit, which produces MGLFQKTARWAILGSALLVGGCMVGPDFERPDAPVLDSWSKGANLPVDSRTGFTSRSAHSVPWWHVFRDDTLNSLIAEAYRQNVGLQAAGVRVYQARAQLGIARGELFPQVQEINGSSKSIRFSAKDPFVRDLERIGLVNDHITRVDVGFDAGWEIDIWGKIRRDVQSADANLKASIASYDDALVTLTGDIAATYITVRELQQLIAAARRNAALQKKSLDITRLRLENGAATKLDVNEATVLYNNTLSSIPGYEAELAQALNALSLLVSEAPGSMKSRIGSKARFPRVPAEVAIGVPADMLRRRPDIRYAEYVAAAQSAQIGVAKADLFPAFTISGAIGVRADDFSNLFNNGTTAGFINPGFSWNFLNYGRIQNNVRVQDAKFQETLLNYENTVLSAYSEVENALTGFLRSKQQAVYLRRSVRAAREAVGEVDAQYEDGTASYNRVVDAQKSLLVAEERLIAAEANVLTNLIAVYKGLGGGWVPENVKGLISDKTREQMAERTRWGQLLEKPVAEKG
- a CDS encoding TetR/AcrR family transcriptional regulator, coding for MSVSDQKKKQIVEAAIAEFQEKGYAGASMDRISERAQVSKRTVYNHFDSKEVLFKAINQCLADQINSALELPYDPDLPIRDALIRLGWAEGELMINPCFMSLARMIMSETIRDPELAEDMNQRMTKLVVFTEYVERATREGKLRTDNPEVAAAQFLGLIKSRAFFPNIHIGRVPEREEVSNIIEESVDMFLARYGVKETV
- a CDS encoding methyl-accepting chemotaxis protein codes for the protein MAFQITKLSFRLPAIIAGCSVVAALAVGGLAYWVSSADMEEQAELRLEALAQTRAQDLSHYLESIVQDLKVTAASPFVAAALKDFNAAWEAQDGKAQSVLQSAYIHDNPHPLGKKDALMSAGDGVYDQAHAKYHPWFRTMLKTRGYYDIFLFAEDGSLIYTVFKELDYATNLVSGKYKDTDLGNAFRAANSGASGSIHFFDFKPYAPSADAPASFISTPVMEDGKKIGVLVFQMPIDNINSIMASTSGLGESGEAIVLGADKLFRNDSAKTPDKNDILQASLDAEIVDRALAGQVAVGDLDNFRDGDFLAAAVPLEFQGANLAVVATEAHEEILAPVAALRNNIALICLAIFAVMTGVGWMAARSIVTPIRNLVQSAVKLAGGDVSVEFAEAERKDEVGEIAAAIAGFRDGVAEQARLEEIRLQEEQQRTERQHRVETLIQSFREQSSDMLGAVDAAMSDMQSTASSMMVTAGDASQEVNSAASATEQASGNVQLVAAATEELSSSISEIGQRVEETTRVIADATNQTHASTKKMEMLSSGSARIGEVIGLIQAIAEQTNLLALNATIEAARAGEAGKGFAVVAAEVKELATQTSKATEEISSQISEIQVATEQAVAAIEGIAAVMEKANENTASIAAAVQQQDAATGEISRSASEASSGTKSASDNMSNVSSAVESTAHSAETVDRATQEAAEKLRALNTSVSDFLSNVAAA
- a CDS encoding (2Fe-2S)-binding protein, which codes for MSVTLKINGETRTLDADPESPLLWALRDELGLTGTKFGCGIAACGACTVHWDGVPIRSCQTFVGDLEGAEITTIEGINDKAAKAVQAAWNELDVPQCGYCQSGQIMAATALLAETPKPTDEDIDAAMDGNVCRCATYARIRKAIHVAADKMEG